The following are encoded together in the Tripterygium wilfordii isolate XIE 37 chromosome 18, ASM1340144v1, whole genome shotgun sequence genome:
- the LOC119983287 gene encoding protein ROOT PRIMORDIUM DEFECTIVE 1: MMTHIAKSNLKHPQALFSTFRCQSTSAQYVASRARDPTFEKLMHKFKNFLKVIAVQDLILANPNKNPPSVSLDFLNRLSQKLHLNRGATSFLRKYPHIFQICYNPTKAQPFCKLTDMAIQISRQEAEAINASLPVVIDRLVRLLSMSASRSLPLRAIFKIWRELGLPDDFEDSVISSHSDLFRLSPGNEPNTHVLELVKEFSSNHFTAAVENWRVLECCREDCSVERTEIQFSFKHLYPPGMRLSQNFKAKVKEWQRIPYVGPYEDVGKTKNTKAGKVGLEKRAVATVHEFLSLTVEKMVEVEKISHFRKCFGIDLNIRDLFLDHPGIFYLSTKGKRHTVFLREAYERGCLIDPNPVYDTRRKLLDLVILGRHDLIACDSKLAGNAGTEEDSSQDDNTE, encoded by the coding sequence ATGATGACCCACATTGCCAAATCCAATTTGAAACACCCACAAGCTTTGTTTTCTACATTTCGATGCCAATCAACGTCTGCGCAGTACGTAGCATCAAGAGCCAGAGATCCCACGTTTGAGAAACTAATGCACAAGTTCAAGAACTTCCTCAAAGTGATTGCTGTTCAGGACCTTATCCTCGCAAACCCAAACAAGAACCCTCCTTCTGTCTCCCTTGATTTTCTCAACAGGCTCTCTCAGAAGCTACACCTCAACCGTGGTGCCACATCCTTCCTCCGCAAGTACCCTCACATCTTCCAAATCTGCTACAACCCCACCAAGGCCCAGCCGTTCTGCAAGCTAACAGATATGGCAATTCAAATCTCCCGCCAAGAAGCGGAAGCAATAAATGCTTCCTTACCAGTTGTCATTGACCGGCTGGTTAGGCTACTATCCATGTCTGCATCTAGATCATTGCCTCTGCGTGCAATTTTTAAGATTTGGAGGGAGCTTGGACTCCCTGATGACTTTGAGGACTCGGTTATATCCAGTCATTCTGATCTCTTCAGGCTTTCTCCTGGAAATGAACCAAATACCCATGTGCTTGAACTGGTGAAAGAATTTTCTTCTAACCATTTTACAGCCGCTGTTGAGAATTGGAGGGTTTTGGAGTGTTGTAGGGAGGATTGCAGTGTTGAGAGAACAGAAATTCAGTTTAGTTTTAAGCATCTGTATCCTCCAGGGATGAGATTAAGCCAGAACTTTAAAGCCAAAGTCAAGGAATGGCAAAGGATACCCTATGTGGGGCCATATGAAGATGTAGGAAAAACGAAAAATACTAAAGCAGGAAAGGTGGGATTGGAGAAACGGGCAGTTGCAACTGTTCATGAATTCTTGAGTTTGACAGTGGAGAAGATGGTGGAGGTGGAGAAGATCAGTCATTTCCGGAAATGTTTTGGGATTGATTTGAATATAAGAGACTTGTTTTTGGACCATCCAGGAATATTTTACTTGTCAACCAAGGGGAAGAGACATACAGTTTTTCTGAGAGAAGCTTATGAGAGAGGATGTTTGATTGATCCTAATCCTGTGTATGATACAAGGAGAAAGCTTCTTGATCTTGTCATTCTGGGACGCCACGACTTGATTGCCTGTGATTCAAAGTTAGCAGGCAATGCCGGGACTGAGGAAGATAGTTCGCAAGATGATAATACCGAATGA